A segment of the Deinococcus aestuarii genome:
TGCTCGATGCCGGCGGCCATCGCCCGCCAGACCTCGGCCTGCGCGGACGTCTCGGGAACCCGGTCGCCGCCGAGCACCCAGATGACCGGCTTGTCCCCGTAGCGCTGGGCCAGCCAGGTGCCGAACGAACGGGCCGTCGCCGGGCTGAAGATCGGCTCGTTGTTCACCCAGCGCCCCCAGCTCGGCAACAGGGCGACGGTCAGCCCCAGCGAGGCGGCCTCGTCCACCACGTAGTCCATATGGTCCCAGTAGTCGTATTCGCCGGGGGACGCCGGGTTGTTTCCCGGGGTGGTCAGCGGGCGCGAGGGGTCCTTGCCCGCCAGCGGCAGGTCGCCGTGCGCGTTGGGCGTGGTCAGGCCGTCTTTCTCGGCGAGGGCGACCGCCTGGATCACGGTGAAGCCCTGGTCCTTGCGTGTCCGGAGGTAGGTCCGCACCTCGTCGCGGTTCAGGCGGTGAAAGAGTTCCCAGCCGGTGTCGGCCCAGTACAGGAAGGGCCGCCCGTCCGCGTACTCCAGCCGCCGCCCGTCCCCGGACACGGCGAGGCGTCCCGGGCCGCCTCCCCCCGCGACCGGCGTCGCCGGGGCGTCCGCGCCGGGAGCACCCGCGGGCGTGAGGGTGAGGGTGTCCACGACGACGTTGCGGTCGCGCGGCCAGCCCCCGCCATAGACGTCGTTGGTAAACACCACGTCGAGCGCCTGACTGGGGGTGAGGGAGAACGTCCCCAGCGTCACGGCGGCGTAGCCGGTGTTCGGAACAGGGGCGCTGCCGAGTTCGGTGGGGCCCGAGCGCAGCGCCACGACCGGGGCACCGAGGTACTGATCCCCCCGGGCCCGGAGCGTCACGGTGTAGGACCCGCCCGTCAGCGTGCCCGGCAGCACGTAGCGCGCCGAGTGCCCGCCCGAGAGCAGGGCGGCGGCCTGCCCGCCCGAGGCCGCCGCGTCACGGACCGTCTGGGCGGCCGAGGCGGGTTCCAGCGTCAGAGAGCCCGAAACGGCCTGGGCCGCCAGCCCGGTGGCCGTCACGCTGGGGACGATGGCCTGCGCGGCCGTGGACCCACCCCTGCCACAGGCCCCCACCAGCAGGGGCAGACTGAGCGCAAGCGCCGTGGACAGGAATGGACGAACAGAAAAAAACCTCATCTCGGCGCAGGGTAGACGCTTCCGGATGGGGAAGGTGTGGAAAACCGCGCATCACCCCGGTCAGCGGTGACAAATCAGACAGGGCGCAAGCCTCCCTTCAGGCACGAGCGGACCCCCGGCGGTGGCGGTCGCCCCGCTGCTCAAGCCTGGGCTGCACCTCCAGGGTCCACCCGAAGTTGCTCTCCCGGGCCGGCCGGCACGTCCCCGGGGGGCGCCTCACCCTGACCCGAACCCCGTCCCGAGTGTTTCCGGACCGTGGGCTGCACAGCGGGACCCGGGCCGGTCGAAGTCCCGCCGCGAACCGTCCTCGCCCCAGAGGTCGTGCCGGACAAGCCGCCGCGCGTCGGGGTCGGGGAGGCGGGTGACTGGCTCACGTGGGGCGGGGGTAGGCGGGGGAAATTCTCAGGACCAGTTCCCTGGTGGGTGATGGGCGAGCCGAGACTCCACGACCACAACGTCGAGGACCCGTTCCGGACGCGTGCTTGCGGCCTCCTGCTCGGGGGGTTGACCGGGAGGGACGCGGCCACACACGCCGGGCGTGGCCCCACCGCGTCCCGGCCTCACACCTGAATGTCCGTCACGACGTTCGGGGCCCGCCCGAACCGCTCGTACCGCAGGGGGTCGATGTCGATGAACGGGACTTCCCCCACGGCCTCCTGCGCGATCACGCGGGCGACCGCCGCCGCCTGCATCACCCCGTGCCCGGAAAAGCCGCAGGCGTTCAGCCACCCCTCCACCCCCGGCAGGCGCCCGACGATAGGCTGGTGGTCCGGGGTGAGCTCGTAGTAGCCCCACCAACTCGCGCGGCGGTCCAGGTCCGCCGTCTCCAGCCAGGGAAAGCGCGTCATGGCCGCCTCCAGGGTGGGTTGCAGCCAGGCCCAGTCCATCCCCTCCCGCCAGCCCACGTCCGCCGGGTCGGCGCGGCCCAGGATCAGCCGCTCGCCTTCGGAGCGCAGCCACACCCCGCTGCCCAGGTCGAAGACCATCGGCACACGGCGCGGCGGGTTGAGTGGCCCGGTCGTGAAGACCATGCGCCGCGCGGGCCGGACGGGAATGCTCAACCCGGCCAGCGCACCCAACTCTCCCGCCCACGCGCCCGCCGCGTTGAGCAGGAGCGGGGCCTCGACGCTTCCCCCGGACGCCCTGAGCCGCCAGACCCCGCCGGAACGCTCGATGGCCGTCACCGCCGTGTCCAGCAGGAAGCGTGCCCCGGCCCCCCGTGCGCGCCGGACGTACTCCAGGGTCAGGCCGTGCGGGTCGACGAACCCGTCCGTGGCACAAAAGCTGCACCCGCCCAGCCCGCCGGGCTCGAACGCGGCGCAGCGCTGCGCCCCTTCGGGCGTGAGGAGTTCGGTCGGCACGCCCAGCCGGCGTTGCAGGCTCACCCCGGCCCGGTGCGCGTCCCACTGGGCCTCGGGCACCAGCATCAGGTAGCCCGCCGGGTGGTAGCCCGATTCGGGCAGGGCGGCATACTCCCCGATGCTGTGCTTCGAGAGCAGGATGTTCGTCTCGGTCGTGAACTGCGCCCGCACGCCCGCCGCGCTCCGCCCGGTCGAGCCGCCCGCCGGGCTGCCCTGTTCGAGCACCAGCACCTTCAACCCGCGCTGCGCCAGCCGCCAGGCGCTCGCCGCGCCGATGATCCCCGCGCCGATCACCACGAGGTCGGCGGTCAGGGTGGAGGCGCTCACGGGAGGTCCGCCTCGACCACGGGAAAGCCCGCGACCGGGAAGGTATCGACGTTGGCCGAGCGCTGCTGAACGAGCACCCCGCCGTCCACCGCGATGAACTGCCCGGTGACGTACGCCGCGTCGTCCGAGGCCAGAAAGAGCGCCGCCCCGGTCATGTCCTCGGCCACCCCGTAGCGGCCCAGCGGCACCGTTTTCTCGCGCACCCGGAGCTGCTCCTCGGTGAGGCCGTAGGTGTTGATGAAGCCCGGCACCACCCCGTTCACCCGCACGCCGTACGGGGCGAGGTCGAGCGCCATCGCGCGGGTCATCGCCTCGATGCCGCCCTTGGTCGCGTCGTAGGCGACGTTGCCGCGGTGAGCGCGTGTGGCGCCGCCCGAGGACGTGCTGATGATCACCCCCCTGCGGCGCCGGGCCATGATCCGGGCGGCCCGGTGTGAGCACAGGAAGACGCTTTTCAGGTTCACCCCGATGATCCGGTCCCACCAGGCCTCGTCGCCGTCCAGAAAATGGCGGGCGGTGTCGATCAGCCCGGCGTTGTTGTACAGCACGTCCACGTACCCGAAGGCCGCCTCGACGCGGCCGAACATGGCGTCCACCTGCGCGGCGTCCGAGACGTCGGCGGGCACCGCCAGGGCCACGCCGCCCGCTGCCGCGATGCCCTCCACGACCGCCCGCACCGCTGCTTCTTTCACGTCGTTCACGGCCACCCGGGCGCCCTCACGGGCGAAGCGCTCGGCGACGGCGCGGCCGATCCCGCCCCCGGCCCCAGTGACCAGCACCACGCGGCCTTCGAATCTTCTGGAAAGGTTGTTCGTCATGGGTTCTCCTCGGGCGTTGGATTGCCGTTCATTGTCCCCCTCGTCCGGCGGGCTGTCCTGAATGGTTGTCCCACTCATCCTGCGGGATTTGGCACAACCGGGGAGATGTCCCGCGGCGCGGGGGCCGTGTGGGGTCGTTGCCCAGCACGGTCGCCCCCTGCTCATCCACGGAGGCCTGACGCACCCGGGACCTGCGGTAGGGTGGGGGCGTGAAGCGCCGAGAGGTGGTCCGGCTGGCCTGGCGGGGCCTGTCCCGCCGTCCGGTGCGGACGGGGCTCACCGCGCTGGGGATCACGGTCGCGGTCGCCAGCATGGTGGTCTTCCTGTCGCTGGGCGAGGGGCTGCGCGGGGTCTTCCGGGACGAGCTGGGCAGCGTCGGGCCGGACGTGCAGGTGGCGCGGGGCAACCTCGCCCAGGGCCTCTTTCCCGCGCCCACCCTGCCCCCCGGTACCGCGGCCGACGTCGCCCGGCTGGCCCCTGAGCTGGGGATCACGCGGGTCACGCCGGTGGTCGTCTCCCTGCGGCAGTCGCTCGACCCGGCCCAGAGTGCCGTCTTCTACGGCCTGCCCGCGCGTCAGGGGGTTCAGGCCCTCTTTCCGGGGGTCCGCGCGGGGCGGGGGCGCCTGCTCCTCCCCGCCGACGAGGGCCGGGCGGTCGCGGTGCTGGGGGCGCGGGCGGCGCGCAACCTGGGGCTGGGGGTGGGGGACACGCTGGCGCTCAACCGCCGGGCCAGCGCGCGGGTCGTGGGCGTCCTGGCCCCCCAGAACAGCCTGACCGACACCTTCACCTTCCTGCCGCTGGGCGCGGTGGGGCGGGCCTTCGGGACGGGGGAGCGGCTGTCGCTCGTCGCCGTGCGGCTGGAGCGGCCCGGGGACGCCCGGCGGGTCGCCGAGGTTCTCTCGCGGCGCCTGGGGCTCACGGCGACGACCCGCTCGGATTTCCTGAGCTTCGTCGGGAGGCTGTTGCGCAGCAGCGACGCGGTGAGCCTGGGCCTCTCGGTCGTCTCGCTCGTCGTCGGGGGGCTGGCGGTCGTCAACACCGTGCTGATGGGCGTGTACGAGCGGACGCGCGAGTTCGGCACCCTGCGGGCCATCGGGGCGCGGCCCGCCCTCGTGCGGGCGCTGGTCCTCACCGAGAGCCTGCTGCTGGCCCTGCTCGGCGGCGCCCTCGGGCTGGGGCTGGGGCGGCTCGGCATCTGGGGCGTCAACCTCTACACCCGGGACCTCGCCGGGATCGACGCGGCGGCCCTCACCCCGCGCCTCGTGGCGCTGACGCTCGCCGTCTCGGGGGGGCTGGGCCTGCTCGCCGGGTGGCTCCCCGCCCGCGCGGCCCACCGCCTGACCGTCACCGCCGCCCTCGGGCGGGCCTGAGGGGGCGGCGGTGCGGCGCCCGGAGAGGAAGCGGCCCTGGCCCGGGGTGCTGGTGGGCCTGGGCGGGGTGGCGGGCGGGGCTTGGCTCGCGGGGCGGGTCCTCGGCTTCCGGGGGCTGCCCTTCGCGGTGGTGACCCACGTGCTGCTGATGCGCTGGGCGCTGTACGTCCTGCGGGTCGTGCCGGGGCGGCCACCGCCGGGCTGGTTCCGGGTGCGGCCCTGGGAGCCTCCGCTGTACCGCCGCCTGGGGGTGTTCGGGTACCGGCGGCTGCTGCGCCTCGCGGGCTGGGAGCGGTTCCGGCGGGAGGCCGTGGGCTTCGACGGGCGCCGGGGGTCCCTCGCCGCCTACGAGCGGGCGACCCGGGAGGCGGAGGCCAGCCACCTCCTGCTGGGGGGCATCGGGACGGGGCTGGTGCTGGGCGCCGCCCTGGGGCGGGCCTGGGGCGCGGCGGGCTGGCTGCTGGGGGCCAACCTCTTCTTCCAGGTGTACCCGGTGCTGCTCCAGCGGACGATGCGGGCGCGGGTCGGGCGGCTGCTCGGGAGGCGGGAGTCCCCGGTCACGGCGCGGGAGTGAAGGCCGTGCGGTCGTCGGCCCCGTGCGGGAGGCCCGGGCCCACCTCCACCCGCCGCCCCGTC
Coding sequences within it:
- a CDS encoding DUF4038 domain-containing protein, giving the protein MRFFSVRPFLSTALALSLPLLVGACGRGGSTAAQAIVPSVTATGLAAQAVSGSLTLEPASAAQTVRDAAASGGQAAALLSGGHSARYVLPGTLTGGSYTVTLRARGDQYLGAPVVALRSGPTELGSAPVPNTGYAAVTLGTFSLTPSQALDVVFTNDVYGGGWPRDRNVVVDTLTLTPAGAPGADAPATPVAGGGGPGRLAVSGDGRRLEYADGRPFLYWADTGWELFHRLNRDEVRTYLRTRKDQGFTVIQAVALAEKDGLTTPNAHGDLPLAGKDPSRPLTTPGNNPASPGEYDYWDHMDYVVDEAASLGLTVALLPSWGRWVNNEPIFSPATARSFGTWLAQRYGDKPVIWVLGGDRVPETSAQAEVWRAMAAGIEQGAGGRDRALMTYHPHGGKTSAEYFHDEPWLDFNMWQTGHCRNEREAARVLATYNRTPVKPVINAEPVYEEHAICHNAANGYADATDVRNVAYWSVFAGADGHAYGHREIWGFDAHSGQKQWQTALGAPGAAHLRHLQGLLESRPAAGRAPDETLVQGGFTGARPVVALRGPDYAWVYSPDGQAFTVNLGRVAGGSLDATWFDPRTGARRAAGTLANSGTRSFTPPGSGRGQDWVLVLD
- a CDS encoding SDR family NAD(P)-dependent oxidoreductase, translated to MTNNLSRRFEGRVVLVTGAGGGIGRAVAERFAREGARVAVNDVKEAAVRAVVEGIAAAGGVALAVPADVSDAAQVDAMFGRVEAAFGYVDVLYNNAGLIDTARHFLDGDEAWWDRIIGVNLKSVFLCSHRAARIMARRRRGVIISTSSGGATRAHRGNVAYDATKGGIEAMTRAMALDLAPYGVRVNGVVPGFINTYGLTEEQLRVREKTVPLGRYGVAEDMTGAALFLASDDAAYVTGQFIAVDGGVLVQQRSANVDTFPVAGFPVVEADLP
- a CDS encoding ABC transporter permease translates to MKRREVVRLAWRGLSRRPVRTGLTALGITVAVASMVVFLSLGEGLRGVFRDELGSVGPDVQVARGNLAQGLFPAPTLPPGTAADVARLAPELGITRVTPVVVSLRQSLDPAQSAVFYGLPARQGVQALFPGVRAGRGRLLLPADEGRAVAVLGARAARNLGLGVGDTLALNRRASARVVGVLAPQNSLTDTFTFLPLGAVGRAFGTGERLSLVAVRLERPGDARRVAEVLSRRLGLTATTRSDFLSFVGRLLRSSDAVSLGLSVVSLVVGGLAVVNTVLMGVYERTREFGTLRAIGARPALVRALVLTESLLLALLGGALGLGLGRLGIWGVNLYTRDLAGIDAAALTPRLVALTLAVSGGLGLLAGWLPARAAHRLTVTAALGRA
- a CDS encoding FAD-dependent oxidoreductase is translated as MSASTLTADLVVIGAGIIGAASAWRLAQRGLKVLVLEQGSPAGGSTGRSAAGVRAQFTTETNILLSKHSIGEYAALPESGYHPAGYLMLVPEAQWDAHRAGVSLQRRLGVPTELLTPEGAQRCAAFEPGGLGGCSFCATDGFVDPHGLTLEYVRRARGAGARFLLDTAVTAIERSGGVWRLRASGGSVEAPLLLNAAGAWAGELGALAGLSIPVRPARRMVFTTGPLNPPRRVPMVFDLGSGVWLRSEGERLILGRADPADVGWREGMDWAWLQPTLEAAMTRFPWLETADLDRRASWWGYYELTPDHQPIVGRLPGVEGWLNACGFSGHGVMQAAAVARVIAQEAVGEVPFIDIDPLRYERFGRAPNVVTDIQV